The sequence CTCCAGCCCAAAACCTCCCAAGCCACCAATCAGGATGTAGCTCTTCTCCTTGTGCATGTAAGTACGAGGGATAGCCGAAATCAGTTTTGGCGATGGAACGACAACCTTGGCCTTCTCCTCGTCGCGAATCTTCAGCACAACCTTTCCGATGTGCTTACCAGAAGCCATGAATCtggaaattaaatttatttattagtttcaTGTAGCACATAGGAAATTGAAATCTTACCGGAAGGCCTGTTCCACTTGTTGGTCGCTGAACACACTCGTTGGTAGAGGGCGAACCGCACCGCTCTTGATACCCTCCGAAACTAACTGCACGACTTCAGCCAGAACAGCATCATCACCGTCCATTATGCTGTCGACCAAAATTCCGTGGAAGGATGTGTTCTTCAGGAACACGGACATACCCAGTGGACTGTTGTTGCTCAAATCGAATTTTCCGATTTCCAAGAAGCGTCCATTTAATCCCAAACATCTAACAGAAGCCTGCAGTTTCTCGTCGGCCAATGAGTTCAGCACCAAATTTACACCCTGTCCTTTTGTCTCGCGCATAACCAACTGCTCGAAAGAGCAGTCTCGAGAATTGCCGATATTGCGATCTTGTAACTGCGGGAAGGTACGCTTCAAGAAGTCACGCTTTTCCTTGCTACCGACTGTGGTGAAGACAGTCAATCCAGCAGAGAGAGCCACCGAGATGGCAGCTTGACCAACACCACCAGATCCGGCATGAATCAGAATAGATTCACCACGCTTCATGCGACCGCGGACCACCAATGCGTAGTAAACTGTGGAATAGACACATGGAACCGTTGAGGCTTGTTCCATGGTCCAGTTGTCTGGAATCTCCCACATCATGTTTCGGTGTGCCACGCAGGTCGTAGCCAGCGATTTGGCTGGAACCATGGCCATGATGCGACGACCTGATGCGTCACGTCCGGAGAACTGTAGAAAAAAGAACAATGTGAATATGCATGCCTTAAAgtaaaacttttaaaatcatTTACCTCCAATCCCAAGATGCAATCCTGTGTGGGAAGATCGCCTGGCAGAGCATCAACTCCTAGCTTTCCAGACATTAACATGACATCACGGAAGTTAATTGGGGCATAGTAAACGGTACATAACTCTTGCTTCTTGTCCTTAGGGTCTGGTCTGTCACGGGAAAGTGGTCCTTCAATCCACTTCAAGCTCGCCAAATCGCCCTTAGTCAGGGCATTCACATAAGCATGCTCGACCTGCAGCGACGTTCCGTTGGTCTGGTTGTCCAACTTCAGGTGACGGAAGCTTCCCCAAACGCCATTCGAGTTCAGCACGTTGCAAATCAGATCTTTCTTCAACTGTTCAACGTAGGATTTGCCGGTCAAGGAGAACTTTTCCGCACGCTTGTCCTGGATAAAGATCATACGAGCGAACTTACCGCCGCCTTCGTTCTTGATACAATTGATGAAACCTTGAGCGCCGAACAACTCTTCACCCTGGCATACAAGATACACGTAAGTGTTGGTTTCCTCAGCCTTTGCCAGAGCGGTCTTCAGTGCTTCCACCCAGGTGAAGTTCTTTTCGGTAACATTTATAACGGTGATCTTTcgttgttcgtaattatttgTAGGACGGAGTAGCACGAACACCTTCTTCTCGAAATATTGGTAGGTCACAGTTGTCAAATTTAGTGCATCGAACAGCGCTTTTCCCTTCTTTGTTGCTTCGAAACTTGTGCGAGATTCTTCCAAGAAGAGGAACCCGTCATCACGGATGGAATCACGTAGATTACCAAGAACAACTTGAGCATCAGGACGTCCAAGTATATCATAGGAAATAACGATGTGGCAACCTTGCTCAATGGCTCCTGCCGTAGGGTCCTTGGCGACAACGCGGACTCCACCATCACCGAAGTGTTGAGTTAGGGCATCTGGTTGGTAATTGGTCACTACGGCTACGTCGCTCACCAAAGTTGGTTCTCCTTCAATGATGCCTTGTACGGTAGCGGCAATGGTGTTTTCTGGTGCACGTTGGAAGCATGCCTCCGCTACCTTGATCTTTAGTGCGCCGGCGCTGTTCTCAATTGCCAAATGAACAGCCGTTGAGATTGAGCGGAACTTTGACTTTTCACCACTACTCTCGGCTAACTCCTTTTCGTTAAGGTTGGGAACAAAGACATACTTCTCAAGGGTCGGTGGAGCTTGAGAACCTGAACGTTTCGGAGCTAATGTGGCCTTCAATCCGCGCATCTCCACTCCTCCACTCTTGATCACATCAATGTTTCTGTAAACGGCTACAGGAACGTCCAGATTCTTCGATTTGAGATTGTTCATCAAGTCCAGGTGACGGGCCGGGTTGATAACTATTTTTTCAATTCTTGTGGGGAGATACAATTCTCTCATGTTCTTTCCCAGAATGCTGAACTGCAGCATGGTATCCATGAAGCTAACCCAATTGTCCTTCCATTGCAGTTCACCGGTGACTCGGCTAGCATCAGCCTTAGTGACTCCACGGAATATACCACCATAGTCGTATCCTCTCAATCTCAGCTCTTTGTAGGCATCACTGGTGCTCAAAGATAGACCGGATTTGTCCTCATCGATCTGATACAGCGGTAGCTCTTCGCTTTCGATGTTTTCGGGAACACTGATCTTACCCGACACGGCCAATGACCCACCTTCGCAAATCTCGAAGGCTCCGCTGCCATCGAAGAAGTTCACACCGAACTTGACGGAACCATCCTTCGGTAGAATTGTTGCACGATGGAATACGGCGTTCTCAATGACCACTGGAGTTTTCTCGATGTCCGAGCCGCGCATTTTGGCAAAAGTACGCCATGCCAGTGTCATGTAACCGGTTGCAGGGAAGAGGACACGCCCGTCGATTGTATGGCCGGCCAAATAGGCATCATCCGGTTTCTCCAAGTTGATATCGATAACTGTTTCACCAGATTTGTCTATGGGAGGAGGGCACAAAATGAGTAAATACGTTGTTTTTATGAGAATATGTTCGGATTCTTACTTTCAACACCAAATTTGGCAAGGTACCACTTGGTCGAATGATCCCATTTGACGAGTGAGTTCAACATAGGTGTTCCGCGACCAACCGGATAAGAGATTGGACGGTACAGCTTCTGAACCTGCGGTTGAGCTCCAGCAGCATACAATCTGTTAATGTCAGATAAATCAATGTTACAACAAGTGCAATTATTAGTACGTTGATTGGTCGATTAAAATGCGCTTTCTTTTGTATCTGATAAAACCGTGGAAAATGAGGAACCTTGTGTGATATGTCCCCAAACATTCAAGTACTTAGCATTTTCAGTTAAAATCTACATTTGAGAAGCTACATTTAACGTATTTAGATGATTGATTCATTGTTAACAAAACAATCATCATCCATGATACTCACTTTCCAATGTTGGACAGAAGGAAGTTCACGTTGTTTTCGTGACCACGTTTCATCAGACTCAGGTTGGTAGCGTCCTTTCCGAGGGCACGCTTCAAAATGGCCTGCAGCAACCCATGGGGAGCGATTTCGATGCAAATCGCATTGCTGGGCACATGTTGCAATCCCTCGGAAAACAGAACAGACGACAGCAGGTTGTTCACGTGGTAGGCTGCAGATGACTGCTGCGCCAGTGGGGTATTCCAGGCTTCCTCCGGAATACTGGTACTGATCCAGCGAGGTGAACGGTTTTTAGGGTTTGGAATAATCTTGTCCAAGGATTTGCGTAGCTTGGGGGCGGCATCGGCAATGTAACGGCTGTGGAAGGCAATGCCGGAAGATTTGACTGCCTTGGCGAAAATGTCTTCGGCATTTAGTTCGGCGACAAACTTGTTGATGGAATCAGCAGGTCCAGAAATCTGTAATAGAACAAATTCAATAAAGTTGgacattttccataaataaaaaCGCAATTTACCGTCACACTGTCGCTGCTGTTGTGACAAGCGGCAATGATATCTTTCGGGAGACGCTGCTTACACTGTTCCCAAGAGAGCCCAACCGCAGCCATCAAACCAGGGATCAGTTTCGTGTCCAAAATGCTGCGTCCTCGCCAGTACGCAGCCAAAACCGTTTGTTCCGGAGTGAAGCACCCATCGGCATAGGCACATCCCAGTTCACCGACAGAGTGTCCAACCATACCGTCTGGGGTGATGCCAAGATGGTTCAGTACATCGGTCAATGCCACTTGAACAGCGGCAATTGAAATGAACGAGTTCAGGATATTATCGAATCGAGATTCGTCGCTCTTTGTCAAGACATCGATCAAGTCGATTCCCTCCGGACGCAAAGCCTCAGCACATCGGTGGATACTGTTGTTGAACACCTCCACCTGCATCATTTCTCTTGCCATACTGGCCCACTGGGATCCCATTCCCGAGTAAATGAACCAGATTGGTCGTTTGTCATCATTCACTTCGTTGACCTCTCGTATGGCTTGTCCTTCGCCAAGTACCGTGTATCCACGGAAATTATGGAGCGGGATATTCTTGCTATGAATTTCGTTCAATAGGCCAACGAACTCCTCATCATTCTTATTAGTATCAACTGCATCCAACAATGCTTCAATAGCTTCTTCGGTACGTCCGGAAGAAAGAACCAGCTTAGGGAAACCATCTTTCGGGCTAACAGGCTTTGGTTTAGGGAAAGATTTCAAAATCACATGAGCGTTAGCACCTCCAAATCCGAACGAGTTAAGACCGATGATTCCACCGTTCCAAGGCAAGTTGCGATCAACGACCTTCACGCTGCCGTCGATCAGACCATACAGGTCGGGGTTGGTATTCTTGTAATGGAGATTTCCGGGAATAATTCCAGATTCCATGGCTATCAGCATCTTAGCGATGGAACACACTCCGGAGGCAGGTTCCGAATGACCCATGTTCGACTTGACCGAACCGATCAGCAGTGGAGTTTTCCGGTCCTTGcagaagaaatccgtaatgttGTTCACCTCTTGAGGATCTCCTACTTTCGTTCCGGTACCGTGAGCCTCGACGTACACCACGTCAGCTGGATTGAGATTGATCTCGCCGTATGTTTCTTGAATTAGACGCTTCTGCATGGCTCCGTTCGGGAAGGTGATTCCCTGTTCTTTGTAACCATCGGTATTGATTCGCACGTTTAGAACACTGGCGTAGATACGGCGCGAATCAGAAGCACGTTGCAGAAAAGTGACAACGCAACCATCAGATCGCACGTAACCGTTACCGGATTCGTCGAACACCTTACACATTCCCTCCTTTCCCAACATATTCAGCCTCTTGAACTGCAACGACATGGTGGGCTTCAGGATAAGGCCGCATCCAGCCACGATGGCTGCGTCGCAGTGTCCGGCCTTCATGTCGGCGAACGCCGTCGACATGGCGATCAACGAACTCGAACAGGCCGTATCGACCGCGTAACTGGGTCCCTTGAAGTCGAAGGTGAACGACAGCCGGTTGGCGAACATAGCACGAGCGCACCCGATCAGACCGTATCCGTTCACAAGATCCGGATCGGCACACCAGTGCTGTTCTGTTTCCGAGTTGGAGCATCCGATGTATACGCCGGTACGGCTACCGCGGAGTTCCTGAGGGTTGATGCCTGTGGTCAGAGAGGGAGAGAAAGTAGTGATTCAATTTGTTAGATTGGAGGTGAGTGATTTGATGATAATTATGGTGGGTTttcatcaaaatccaatcacaTCAGATTCATTATCTTCTAatatgaattacatttcaatattcaaaACTCAGAAACCGGATCCCAAAATTGACCATTCGTATACGTATCATATAATACCCAAGAGCATGGACCTTAATCACCATCAGTTATCATCATTATGGAACCCTAACGAAAGGCTGAAACACGGAAGGTGGAATCCCAAAAGGTAGAAACTCGAAGGCCAGACTTTGTTACATAAGGCGGAGCTTCAAAAAGCATAATTATATTATTTCTAATTTAATGACAGACGTCTGCTTGAAGTAAGTGAGGATACATTCTATTCTTTGAATGCTCGCAGCTGCCCGGTCTAAGTTAGAGGGGAATATGATTCCTTATTTAAAAGCACTctccttttttatatttcaactTTGAATCTATTTTAATCGCCCGTCACCACCAGGTTAGCCACCGCgtagcttagtattcattatgCACTTCCACATTTTGTAAGCTACGATTTCTATGCTTCGAAGGTGAGAAAAATTTTCACCCGCAAACTCTCGAAACTCTCGATATTCGATTTCTGTTACCTTTACCATTGTATGCTTTGTACAAAGTCTTATCGCTGCGCTTCTAATCATTGAAAAACAGTCAAGCACG comes from Armigeres subalbatus isolate Guangzhou_Male chromosome 2, GZ_Asu_2, whole genome shotgun sequence and encodes:
- the LOC134212534 gene encoding fatty acid synthase codes for the protein MPARFDDATTDTRRGVPRDLGGHPDGFQIQDDICITGFSGRLPESSSIEEFKRNLMEGVDMVNDDDRRWPKGLYELPTRIGKIKDEDLQNLDAEFFKIHQKQAECMDPQMRMLLECTHEAIIDAGINPQELRGSRTGVYIGCSNSETEQHWCADPDLVNGYGLIGCARAMFANRLSFTFDFKGPSYAVDTACSSSLIAMSTAFADMKAGHCDAAIVAGCGLILKPTMSLQFKRLNMLGKEGMCKVFDESGNGYVRSDGCVVTFLQRASDSRRIYASVLNVRINTDGYKEQGITFPNGAMQKRLIQETYGEINLNPADVVYVEAHGTGTKVGDPQEVNNITDFFCKDRKTPLLIGSVKSNMGHSEPASGVCSIAKMLIAMESGIIPGNLHYKNTNPDLYGLIDGSVKVVDRNLPWNGGIIGLNSFGFGGANAHVILKSFPKPKPVSPKDGFPKLVLSSGRTEEAIEALLDAVDTNKNDEEFVGLLNEIHSKNIPLHNFRGYTVLGEGQAIREVNEVNDDKRPIWFIYSGMGSQWASMAREMMQVEVFNNSIHRCAEALRPEGIDLIDVLTKSDESRFDNILNSFISIAAVQVALTDVLNHLGITPDGMVGHSVGELGCAYADGCFTPEQTVLAAYWRGRSILDTKLIPGLMAAVGLSWEQCKQRLPKDIIAACHNSSDSVTISGPADSINKFVAELNAEDIFAKAVKSSGIAFHSRYIADAAPKLRKSLDKIIPNPKNRSPRWISTSIPEEAWNTPLAQQSSAAYHVNNLLSSVLFSEGLQHVPSNAICIEIAPHGLLQAILKRALGKDATNLSLMKRGHENNVNFLLSNIGKLYAAGAQPQVQKLYRPISYPVGRGTPMLNSLVKWDHSTKWYLAKFGVENKSGETVIDINLEKPDDAYLAGHTIDGRVLFPATGYMTLAWRTFAKMRGSDIEKTPVVIENAVFHRATILPKDGSVKFGVNFFDGSGAFEICEGGSLAVSGKISVPENIESEELPLYQIDEDKSGLSLSTSDAYKELRLRGYDYGGIFRGVTKADASRVTGELQWKDNWVSFMDTMLQFSILGKNMRELYLPTRIEKIVINPARHLDLMNNLKSKNLDVPVAVYRNIDVIKSGGVEMRGLKATLAPKRSGSQAPPTLEKYVFVPNLNEKELAESSGEKSKFRSISTAVHLAIENSAGALKIKVAEACFQRAPENTIAATVQGIIEGEPTLVSDVAVVTNYQPDALTQHFGDGGVRVVAKDPTAGAIEQGCHIVISYDILGRPDAQVVLGNLRDSIRDDGFLFLEESRTSFEATKKGKALFDALNLTTVTYQYFEKKVFVLLRPTNNYEQRKITVINVTEKNFTWVEALKTALAKAEETNTYVYLVCQGEELFGAQGFINCIKNEGGGKFARMIFIQDKRAEKFSLTGKSYVEQLKKDLICNVLNSNGVWGSFRHLKLDNQTNGTSLQVEHAYVNALTKGDLASLKWIEGPLSRDRPDPKDKKQELCTVYYAPINFRDVMLMSGKLGVDALPGDLPTQDCILGLEFSGRDASGRRIMAMVPAKSLATTCVAHRNMMWEIPDNWTMEQASTVPCVYSTVYYALVVRGRMKRGESILIHAGSGGVGQAAISVALSAGLTVFTTVGSKEKRDFLKRTFPQLQDRNIGNSRDCSFEQLVMRETKGQGVNLVLNSLADEKLQASVRCLGLNGRFLEIGKFDLSNNSPLGMSVFLKNTSFHGILVDSIMDGDDAVLAEVVQLVSEGIKSGAVRPLPTSVFSDQQVEQAFRFMASGKHIGKVVLKIRDEEKAKVVVPSPKLISAIPRTYMHKEKSYILIGGLGGFGLELSNWLVSRGATKIVLTSRSGVRTGYQTLMIKRWSERGVTVSIDTNDVTTLKGAQKLLQAANKLGPVGGVFNLAAVLRDGLLENSTEADFKTVCVPKVDGTKNLDQATRELCPDLDYFVCFSSVSCGRGNIGQVNYGLANSAMERICEARQAVGLPGTAIQWGAIGDTGLVLENLGDNDTVVGGTLPQRMPSCLQTIDFFMQQPSPVLASMVVAEKRKAETGGAGLVSCVANILGLKDTKNVSDSATLADLGMDSLMGAEIKQTLERNFDTVLSAAEIRMLSFGRLKALESGGADASGSPAPPAAASPEPQQVDQNGLGDGTQVRFSADLMPTQCLVRLDSKAPPSSKDHPVFMVHAIEGVITSLIPLAQTLPVPVYGLQCVAEAPLESLGTLAAYYIKQIRSVQPKGPYTIVGYSFGASIAYEIVAQLENAKETCSLLLLDGSPRYITGYTDAQKQRFDNGEALQAEDEAYALAFFAMTCGKLDYSKTAQDLIAPKTWEARLQKCAEMVRVRTPQYSQKLLETAAASFVHKIVAGHLYKPTSKINALVKLVKPTENYAKLQGDYGLSELCTKDVKVTTVKGDHRSILVGDSMLQISSILHELL